In a single window of the Biomphalaria glabrata chromosome 5, xgBioGlab47.1, whole genome shotgun sequence genome:
- the LOC106067241 gene encoding chymotrypsin-like elastase family member 2B encodes MLWLTLINFLILLHDILLNNGQAIDSIGTLRKRIANGEEAQLFEFPFQVAIRKNYDGSWYLECGGVLVAPDKVLTTYSCVTRTKPNNVRVSVGVLNMFGPPNQYEQTIYVSKIYRHESIKDDQFEVLGSHNIAVLTLITPAKLNQNVQIARLAENVSKYLETYETMEMEPRCKMSGWGYTDRRNLVPNTLQKASTRIVDNKLCQQWWPMVKVALEEGMYLCTMDMNVYESSQKPTLRGPCFGDGGTPLLCAPNNDKLELVGLGISGTIDCSESYLPVLYLNLSMYRDWLSDKL; translated from the exons atgttGTGGCTGACTCTGATCAATTTCCTTATTTTACTTCATGACATTCTTCTGAACAACGGACAAG CAATTGATTCTATTGGAACGTTAAGAAAACGTATTGCGAATGGCGAGGAGGCTCAATTGTTCGAATTCCCTTTCCAAGTTGCAATAAGGAAAAACTATGACGGCAGCTGGTATCTTGAATGTGGAGGTGTATTGGTTGCTCCagataaa GTTTTGACAACATACAGTTGCGTAACTCGAACGAAACCCAACAATGTCCGTGTGTCTGTCGGGGTACTCAATATGTTTGGGCCACCAAACCAGTACGAACAAACTATTTACGTTTCCAAAATCTACAGGCATGAAAGTATCAAGGATGATCAATTTGAAGTATTAGGGTCCCATAATATTGCCGTACTAACACTAATAACTCCAGCCAAACTTAACCAGAATGTGCAG attgccAGATTAGcagaaaatgtttctaaatattTGGAAACTTACGAAACAATGGAAATGGAACCACGCTGTAAAATGAGTGGCTGGGGTTACACAGATAGAAGAAATCTTGTACCAAACACGCTACAGAAAGCATCCACACGAATCGTTGATAATAAATTGTGCCAGCAATGGTGGCCAATGGTCAAAGTAGCTCTTGAGGAAGGGATGTACCTTTGTACCATGGACATGAATG TGTACGAATCGTCGCAGAAACCCACTTTAAGGGGACCTTGTTTTGGAGATGGTGGCACCCCTTTACTGTGTGCACCTAACAATGACAAACTTGAGCTGGTTGGATTGGGTATCAGTGGAACTATTGACTGTTCAG aGAGTTACCTCCCTGTTCTGTACCTAAATCTTTCAATGTACCGCGATTGGTTGTCAGACAAGTTGTAA